In the genome of Arachis hypogaea cultivar Tifrunner chromosome 9, arahy.Tifrunner.gnm2.J5K5, whole genome shotgun sequence, the window ggtTAAACATAGACTTATTCAATATCTAATCCATTGTGATTagactttaaattaaaaaataaataaataactttggAGTTATGGATAAAAGGAGACGGCCACAACTTAAACATTTGAAAGTTTTTGTAAAAGCATATGTGGACCTGTTGCATTCACATTGACCGTATCACCAGTCTGGAGTATCTATAATATGACTTATAGTAGCCAAGACAACACAaacaacatttaaaaaaaaacttaatgatTTAAATTTCCTGAATTCGGTAGGTTTTTAAatctaaaagatatatataaataaataagatgaataaacaaaaataatcaatgtacaacaaatttaaattaatttttttctcaacttttttacaaaaaaaaaaattaccgtaTCTAATTCTTTTAACTGCTCAATGATTTTGCcttgataaatttttaagaaagCAGCCTCATTTGGAATTCCGCTAATATTATTCTTAGGTTTTTCAAATCTTACAAAGATAgataaataaagcaaaaaaaaCTACGTTAGATAACACACaaaatattaaactaaaaaattaaaaaatatatatatacccaCCTATTTTTAAATTAGATGACATTTACTTCTTTAAAATTGAAGAACATCTTTGTGTCATACATGAAATTCTATAAAACAATTTTTTCtaagaaatttaatttaatacaaaatgagtaaaactcacataaaaaattagtaaaagcTCACATATAAAAATtcacataattataaataaatattactaTTATATAACTTCACTCTAACAAATTGTAAGATGATACCAGCTCCATCTTTATTATCGGAtcccaaaaaaatatttaattcatgTGCATAATTGTCAAAAAGTGCATAttccattattttttatttcaaataaaatgtttaatattaaatatattctttataacaaaataaacaaaaaataattacaactAAAAACGTAACTACcgataaaataatatcaaattatatattatattttaaaatttaaaaattaacaataaaattaaaatgtcaaacacaatttaaaaaattaataattaatttattaattattttaaactcaTAAAAAACTAACTACGAAAAGAATGCTTTctattaaaattctttttaaaaaaattaaataattttttccaaaattaatctgaacatatttttcaaaaaatttaaatactattaataaaaaaatgttgcctttgaataaaatatttgttaCCTATTaataataggtttaattattctgcaggTCCCTgtagtttcaccgaattttcaattaggtccctatacttttttttcttttcaattgggtccctgtaccttttttttttcaattaagtccctattAACGTTTGACGTTAAAAAAAACGTTAGTGAGCTGTGGAATGACTTATTTACCCCTGTCTTCTCCCTATAAACACTCGCATTGCAGTATCTgaggtttctcttcttctcccttcttcaatTTCAGTTTTCATATTCTCCAACTTTATGGCTCATAGTCAAGGAACCTCATTCATTCTCTCTTCGGGAAGCTGTGTTTCCAGGAGCTCGTACTCGAAGGAAAGAAGACACCTGTGTTTCTGTGGAGAGGCAGTAACCGTCCGCCTTCCTCAGTCGTTTCTGACCATGGTAGAAGGTATGTTACTTGTGGGAAGATACCAAAATGCAACTTTTTTTAGTGGATTGATGATTTTGATTGGATTGAGGTTGATGATGGTGCAAAGAATGGGTGgccaaaggaaaaggaaaggcggGTTCACTGTTTGTGTGGTGACATTCTGAGTCTTTAAATTTCAGGAACAACAAAGAATCCTAATAGAAGATTTGTTTCTTGCCCTAACAGAAGATGCAAATTTTTTGAGTGGGTTGATGAAGTTGGTGCAAGAAGTAACGTGTCTGCTGCTACTGTTGGAGTTGTTGGAACACAAAATTCTGCTAAGCTGGAAGCTGAAATGTGGAAATTGGATGCACAAGAAAGAAAGATAGAGAGgctaaacgtggagatggagagattaaTTGTTGAAGGCAAAGAAATAGATGCTTGTGTGGGTAGATTATATGATGAGTTGAATATTCTCCAAGAACAAGTTGGGAGGTTGGATGACAATatgaaaattcaatgtaaaatGCAATATATGCTATTTATGTTTTTGCTAGTCTTAATAATTGGAATGTGGTTTGCAAGAGTTTAGAGTTATGTGTGCTATGAAGTTGTAATATAAGAGATTGTATGGCTTCAATCCAATTAAAGTTAATTAAGTTTAGTTTGAATCAATTTTACACTTTGATGTATTTTGTGTGTATAACAAATGATAGTTGGGAAGCAACTTTATCAATCTGAATAGTTAAATTTTCACAATTGACAACAACTTACAGCAAGAAGTGGCTAGAAAATATGCTACATATATTTTCATTAAGTGTTCCTGTAAACCATACTTACACAAAATATCATAACATAAGTGGTCATATAATATGCCACATATAGCTAAGCCAAAATAAAGATCCAAGACTGCAACAATTAAAAGTGGTCCAATCTGAttacaaaatatcaaaatagTGGTCCTATCCACATAATAAACAGTGGCCACATAGACACAATTCATCACAAGATATACTATTTAACAGCAACCCCAACAACCCTAACTATAAATATAAAGAGACTTCAGTCATCACTTAGGTCTATATGTAGACTAGGTGCTCCTTTTTGCTTTATCACTCCTAACTTCAGCCGCCCACTTCTCCTCACACCAAACACCTTTGTCTTTGGTAAAGGTTGAGAAGATGCTTTAGGTGCTTGGTCAGATTTTGCAGTTGCCACAGCTAGGAGAGGCTGGGAGGCTGGCCCTTCAAGAGGTAAGGCTTGTTGTGAGGTGGCTGTGGTTGGAGCACTGCACCGGTGGATGTGGTTGGAGCCTGAGAAGCTGAAGTTGCAAGTATGGGAAGTGGTTGAGTGGAGGCAGCAACAGCAGGTGTGGCATGTAGCTGTTGGGAAGATGCAGGTGTGGTGGGAAGTGGTTGTGAAGATGTAGCTCTACCCCTTCCTCTACCCCTTCCCCTGCCCCTTCCTTTGCCTTATTCGCTCAGATCTACGGATATTCACACCGGATCTGTTGTCGGCAGCAGGATCAGTGTCAACAGCAGCTGCAGgatcagcagcagcagcagtaggCACAGTGTCAGCAGCGTTCGAACCTTCTCCGTTGGTGGCAGCAGCAACACCAGGTTCTAAAATCAGGTAAACAGCAGATTGCAACATGAATATTCAGCtcttttttcaatgaatttaTAATCCATTTACAATTTATTTATAACACAGCATAATCAATTGATAATCATCTTATAGTCTATTTATAAGGCAGCATAATCTGTTTGCAATCCAAATCAATTCACAACAATTTATAACACAGCATAATAAATTTTCATACACCTCAAATACcctataatttcaaattttaaacagTAAAACAACAGTTTGTAGGTTCAGATTTGCATGATACCTGACACTATTAGATTGGGACAATGCCTTCTATTATGTCCATATTGGCCGTAGTTGCTACATGTAACAGATGAACCCGTCCTCCTTAGCTTTGTCTGAGAACGGTTCTCATCAGGTTCTCTGATCCTCACCATCCGTGGTTTTCCTGGCTTCATCCTAAAGATGGGAGGTATGATGGTGTCACACTCAACCTTCGGCCACATATTTTCTCCATTGTTTGGAGAAACTAAGTTACCATAAGTTACAACATAGGCTGCTGGGCTATAAAAGTTGCTGCAATAATCTTCTGGACTGTCCCCTTTCTCGAATATGGCACAACAAGCATGCGGGCAGGGCATTCCACATAACCCCCAAAATCTGCAGCTACACGTTCTAGCCAACAAGTCAACCACAAACCTCTCAACAATCATCCGGTTCTTATGAAAAACTTCGTATTTCAGTCCTCCAGCCCATCTTGCTTGCCACTCCATAGCTCGCATAGCAATGACATCAAACCTCTTTTTGGGTTTAGGCATGATTGTACCCTCATATTTTTcggccttcttctttttttcagcaAACCGAGACATCCAATAACATCGAATCCACTCGAACATAGTAAGTATGGGCTTGTCTCTTGCCTCCAAGATCCTACCATTGAAAGCTTCAGATATGTTATTCATCAACATGTCACTCTTAGCAAGAAACGTGAAATGGCTCTTGCACCAGAGCTTTGGATCCAATGATGACAACTTTTCATAGCATTGACGGTTGATGTTCATTAGTTGCGTCATCCTCCTCTCCCATTCCTCAACATATGTAGCTTTAGCTATTGATAGAATTAGATCCCGCAAAACAGTCCCACCTCCATATGCTTTTTTGCAATTCGCATACAGATGTCTCAAGCATAGTCGATGCTCTAACGCCGGCATCATCTCTTGAATAACTTGCATCAAACCCTACAGCACAGCATATATAATTCAGATTCATATAGCTGCatcatatcatatataataacTTTTTATAGAGCTGCAACATAGCATATATAATTCAGTTATAAAACGCAGCAACATATGAgctaaatttcaattttcagtagctacaacatatcatattaaaagtaaataaataaataaataaataaataaaaaggtaaattctTATATcactgtttttgtttttccccatgaaaataacttttcaaatttaGACATAATCAAATGATGAATCGATGCAAAAGAAATGAGACTTGTGCATCTATGATTTAAGAGTCCACCATGATTACTGACAGAACATTTCAATAatctcaaaaatcaaataaagaaactTGATAAGAAAAGTGAcatgcattattttggtgcttaatgaGGTCTATACTATAGATATATTTTAACAGCAATATTTATTGTGTGGCCAATGAGGTCTACACTATAGATATATTATTCGCATTCCTTTTTCTTTGTGGCTTTCTTTTCCTCATTGCATGCTCTGTTTTGACTTTTGACTatgaaattgattttaaatttagGCAAATGTTCCCCATCATTTCCAATTCTTATCTATTCTAATCTGGAAGTTAGGTTGTGTTCCGTTTTTTGTTCAAACACAAGCAACAAATAATACATCTAATTTTATGGCATAGGCCTTTCTTTGCATTGTTTGCTAACTTATACTATAGCATTCAGCATGGGAGGATATATTTGAATTGTATTAAATGGAAGAAAAGTAAATGTTAACAGAAATTTAAGAGGCCAAAGAGACAAGATCTAacatcttttgttttttttttctgcacaCAAGTTAGAAAAATCACATTTACCAATGGAATTATCAAACACAAATACAACAGGACAAAGATAtacaaagaatatatatatgtgaCATTTTGAAAGCTTGCAGCATGTGCCCGCCTACAAGATTTCAAGAACATAAATCATACACATGCTACATTGTAGCTTTTATAAGCCTATTAAAATAGATTTAAATAGCAAATGCTAACCTTTTGTTGGTCGGACATGAATACCCACTTTCTTTTACTGACATCTCCAATATCATCCAATAACAAGTTTATAAACCAACCCCAACTGTCTCTAGTCTCAGCCTCTACAGCAGCAACAGCAATTGAAAAATAGTTATCGTTTGGATCTCTTCCGACAGCCACCAATAGTTGTTGACCATGATCACCCTTCAAGTGGCAGCCATCTACTGCTATGATAGGCCTGCAACCAGCCAAAAAGCCTTGCTTGACAGGATTTAGACACATGTACATCCTCATAAACCTTGGTTGGTGTGTAATTGAAGGCCTGTCAACCAAAATCTGAGTAGTAGACCTGAGATTTGTCCTTATAATCTCTGCACAATAATCTCTGAGCATGCCATATTGTAGAATAGCCCTGCCATGTACTTCTTCCCGCGCCTTTCTCCTCGCCCAATAAGCCTTTGTGACTGAAATATTAGCCATGTATTTATCCTGAATAGTCTGAATTACTGTTGCAATCTTCATCTCCTCCCCCTACTAATATTGGTAACAATCTTCTGAGACACCCAACTACTTGATGTAAGCCTACCGCTGTAATCTCGTCCACAAGTGTGCTTTCCGTTAAGGGTCTTCAGCCGAAAGCAATCGGAACCACCAACTTTGGATGCAAACGCCATCCACCTACACTTCCCTTTCTTTCCTCTACAGCCCACTCTACATCTAATCTTATCATTCTTGATATACCTAATATCCCTTCCATTCAACAGAGCATGCTCCCTAATAGCATCCTTAAACTGACCAAGTGACTTGAACTCCAATCCCACCTTAAACACATATTCCCTACTCATCTCAGCCTCATTGTATTTAGGATATCTTCTCTTCTTAATCATGTCATTCGAATCTCCCTCATAGCTATCAATATCTTCAGTTTCATAACCCTCGGAAATCTCTCTAACCTCAACATCATCCCTAACGGCTGCGTCTTTCACAGCAGCATCAACACCACCAGTTTGAGCATTGTCATGTTCATTTAAAGGGCCATCAAATCCCCCAAAAGCATTTCCAACTCCACCATCATTTCCATCTTCAACGTCAAATCCAAAATGATCCTCGTGGTCTCCATCGTCTGCACTGTCATCAAATCTATCCTCCTCACTAGACGCTTCTGATTCACATTCAACCTCTACTTCTACGAAACCACTCTCA includes:
- the LOC112708738 gene encoding uncharacterized protein: MANISVTKAYWARRKAREEVHGRAILQYGMLRDYCAEIIRTNLRSTTQILVDRPSITHQPRFMRMYMCLNPVKQGFLAGCRPIIAVDGCHLKGDHGQQLLVAVGRDPNDNYFSIAVAAVEAETRDSWGWFINLLLDDIGDVSKRKWVFMSDQQKGLMQVIQEMMPALEHRLCLRHLYANCKKAYGGGTVLRDLILSIAKATYVEEWERRMTQLMNINRQCYEKLSSLDPKLWCKSHFTFLAKSDMLMNNISEAFNGRILEARDKPILTMFEWIRCYWMSRFAEKKKKAEKYEGTIMPKPKKRFDVIAMRAMEWQARWAGGLKYEVFHKNRMIVERFVVDLLARTCSCRFWGLCGMPCPHACCAIFEKGDSPEDYCSNFYSPAAYVVTYGNLVSPNNGENMWPKVECDTIIPPIFRMKPGKPRMVRIREPDENRSQTKLRRTGSSVTCSNYGQYGHNRRHCPNLIVSEPGVAAATNGEGSNAADTVPTAAAADPAAAVDTDPAADNRSGVNIRRSERIRQRKGQGKG